TCTGAAAGCCCCTTTGCTCTTGCGGTCCTTGTGCAGTCCTCCGGAGCACTTCAAGAAGGCTCTCCTTCTGGTAGCGGGAAAACGACGCGAGGGAGGCGCAGGTAGGATTCTCTCGAAAAAGGGAAATCTTCATACCCTCTCGAGTGCACGCCGTATATGGAGAAGATATGAAGAGTCCAGCACGATTAACCGGAATCAATCAGTTCGAGTCAAACTCTCCGTCCCGAATTTCGAGATGACTTCCAATGTCTCGCGTACGTCGTTCCAGGTCGTCGAGTGGTTGATGACGCACATCCTGAGCGCAAACGTCCCGTGAAGAAGCGTCGATGATATGAACGCGCGGTCTTCCCAGAAAACACGGGCGAGCACGGTCCTGTTGATTTCTTCCAGCACGTCTTCGCCAAGGTCGGTGTTTGCGGGGTTGACGCGGAAGCATGCGATCCCCAATGTCGCAGGAGTTAACATCTCCAGGATGGGACTGTTCTCGACGTACTCCCCTATCCGGTGCGCCAGCGCCATCCCATTCGATACGGCTCGCCGGAACGCGGCCATTCCGAAAGCCTGAACCGACATCCAGATCTTAAGCGCCCGGACGGAGCGGCTGAGTTGCAGGCCCCTGTCCGAAAAATTCGGATGGTTAGCACCCCAAATCGTGTCCTGGAGAATATCGTGCTTGGTGGCAAACACCCGCTCGAGCGTACGTACATCCTTTACCATCAGGCCCCCTATCTCATAAGGCTGAAAGAACCACTTGTGTGCGTCCAGCACAACTGAATCGGCGCGTTCGATTCCACTCAAGATATTCTTGCCTTCCTCGGTCACGATAGCAAAGCCTCCATGCACAGCGTCGACGTGAAGCCATATACCCTGGGCCTCGCAATAGTCCGCCATCGCTTCCAGCGGGTCGACAGCTCCGCTGCTGGACGTTCCAGCATTCGCACACACCGCAATGGGACTGAGTCCGGCGGCTCGATCCTCGGCCATGGTCTCGACAAGCGCATCCATGTCCATACGGAAATGCTCATCGGCTGGAACCATACGAATGCATTCTGGACGAACACCTATAACCCTGGCCGCTTTGACGAGCGCACTGTGGCTCTGGTCGCTCATGTACAAGCTGGCACGCTCCGGGTGGTTTGCGGCCTCCCGCGCCGCGACAAGGGCATCAAGGTTC
This DNA window, taken from Candidatus Dadabacteria bacterium, encodes the following:
- a CDS encoding aminotransferase class V-fold PLP-dependent enzyme; the encoded protein is MSKAKDGDGGVKSDLSMSPEQMLELARQTAELVVQRIENLPEEGAWDGEFRRELEDRLLKPPPEESRSASQVIEEAANEILPIALRLDHPRCFGFIPSQPTWPGVLADFMIAGFNVNQCSWLTSSGPSQLELVVIDWFRRWIGYPESAGGLLTSGGSAANLDALVAAREAANHPERASLYMSDQSHSALVKAARVIGVRPECIRMVPADEHFRMDMDALVETMAEDRAAGLSPIAVCANAGTSSSGAVDPLEAMADYCEAQGIWLHVDAVHGGFAIVTEEGKNILSGIERADSVVLDAHKWFFQPYEIGGLMVKDVRTLERVFATKHDILQDTIWGANHPNFSDRGLQLSRSVRALKIWMSVQAFGMAAFRRAVSNGMALAHRIGEYVENSPILEMLTPATLGIACFRVNPANTDLGEDVLEEINRTVLARVFWEDRAFISSTLLHGTFALRMCVINHSTTWNDVRETLEVISKFGTESLTRTD